The Ensifer canadensis genome has a segment encoding these proteins:
- a CDS encoding putative Ig domain-containing protein, with amino-acid sequence MIPTETFFFKNQSLHGARWDSSQAWKTLRRGWSVFLLVTLMLLCGSPAQAAPPAITQQPQDLTVAAGQFVTFSVATSASDATYQWQVSTNGHDFSTIPGAIESTYTFKPVRVSETGTRYRVVVSKDGESAYSRPATLTITKAISIVLVDELPKGRVYGQSVEIKALVIGTSSKPNGEIAFMDGNTRIGTVSFDTSNGAALTITTNELGSGQHIITAVYSGDENHEPGISSGVVIDIAKADQSIYFDTVPPRQAIVGQTYDVTAHAMRVSQSVPVEVKVESGDICTVSNGVVTFLNAGDCVVSAQHMGDANFNDSQKATQTVPVIAAPAQDHSVSWSSYGPGRVINVTFNDDPQTTISSPVEVSEERIIAFWNVSPDAGATYREPSGCGIHAVGAAWYTNPITSDCSISFSFEEITISPAALVNATIGVALNQTIAATGGNLDFVYTLTSGTLPAGVTLADTGELSGTPTETGSFTFTVQATNARAHSKAVTYTLTVEAAAPRPEVISTGVIGNPASDAVSVTFDVTFSEAVTDFTGSDLVLTSTGTAIGRLALIQTSDNIHYTVRVGDISGSGTLRLDVLANAVSNIAGNRNLAFTRGTPWNVAPSMILTPPDGSNLSNGLVGAAYNDGSISATGGAGTITYSAAGLPSRLSIDPATGAITGTPTADGTFTVAVTATGATSGTASVSYTIVVAAAPLPVSLTPADGSALTAGVVGTAYNDGSISASGGAGTITYGATGLPSGLSIDPETGEITGTPTAAGTFTLAVTATGATSGVAAASYIIVIAAAPLPVSLTPAEGSALTAGVVGAAYNDGSISAAGGAGTITFSATGLPAGLIIDGASGKITGTPTADGAFPINVTATAVTSGSASASYTIVVAPAPPRLTGISPATGSTRGGTALTITGNHLNGTTSVMLGRVAATSIAVVSNTQITAIAPANVAGSTDVSVTAPSGTATLPAAFTYVSPTLTFSPASGSIPSGVAGVEYTRAVSVSGGTAPYSYSATGLPEGMDIEARTGTIHGLPTTPGNYTLVLTVRDQNGLTGTATYSLALGGIYRPDPSQDAEVIGLINAQAQAAQRLATTQISNFNDRLERLHGDESRHAQSLDIRMGVTQNADRSERMRAEVERPGNDPGGRTMGGPQKEPGTEAGNAVEPINAMFGDTAFWTGGFVNFGTSEGGNIDLGHTLVGVSGGVDHRFAPDMVAGFGFGYGRDRTDIGSSATTSTGQAFSAALYGSYHPTPFYLDGLLGVSRLDFDSTRYVTSTGDFATGSRDGTQFFGSLSAGYEHRNNGLMFSPYGSIEGAHTRLDGFTETGAGPHSLSFGDQTFDMLAGVIGMRAEHANPMEWGVLNSRGRLEYTHDFSGSSQASMGYSDLGTMPYALELDRYIRDYLTVGLGIDAKFNNDMTLSFDYRTAFGFDGNAQNHTFGVRIGGNF; translated from the coding sequence ATGATCCCGACTGAGACCTTTTTCTTTAAAAACCAAAGCCTCCATGGAGCGCGCTGGGATTCGTCACAGGCGTGGAAGACACTGAGACGCGGCTGGTCAGTATTTCTGCTTGTAACGCTCATGCTATTGTGCGGCTCGCCAGCGCAAGCCGCCCCTCCTGCTATCACGCAGCAACCCCAGGACCTGACGGTAGCGGCCGGGCAATTCGTCACGTTTTCCGTCGCGACCAGTGCTAGCGATGCGACTTATCAATGGCAGGTCAGTACCAACGGGCATGATTTCTCGACAATTCCAGGTGCCATCGAGAGTACATACACCTTCAAGCCCGTCCGCGTCAGCGAAACCGGCACACGATATCGCGTTGTAGTCAGCAAGGACGGTGAGAGCGCCTATTCAAGGCCCGCGACGTTGACGATCACAAAGGCAATTTCGATCGTCCTGGTGGACGAACTGCCGAAAGGCAGAGTTTACGGCCAGTCGGTGGAAATCAAGGCGCTCGTCATAGGGACGAGCAGCAAACCGAACGGCGAAATTGCCTTCATGGATGGAAATACAAGGATTGGCACAGTTTCGTTCGATACCAGCAATGGGGCCGCCCTCACCATCACAACCAATGAGCTTGGCTCTGGCCAGCATATCATCACCGCTGTCTATTCCGGCGACGAGAACCATGAGCCCGGCATCAGCAGTGGCGTTGTCATCGATATCGCCAAGGCCGACCAAAGCATCTATTTCGATACAGTTCCACCTAGGCAGGCGATTGTCGGTCAGACATATGATGTGACCGCTCACGCGATGCGCGTAAGCCAGAGCGTGCCTGTCGAGGTCAAGGTGGAAAGCGGCGACATATGCACTGTTTCCAACGGTGTTGTCACTTTTCTGAATGCTGGTGATTGCGTGGTGAGCGCCCAACATATGGGAGACGCCAACTTCAACGACTCGCAAAAGGCTACACAGACAGTTCCGGTGATTGCGGCGCCCGCCCAGGACCACTCGGTTTCCTGGTCATCCTACGGCCCCGGCCGTGTTATCAATGTCACCTTCAATGACGATCCCCAGACGACGATCAGTAGTCCTGTGGAAGTTTCCGAAGAGCGGATAATAGCATTCTGGAACGTCTCACCGGATGCGGGCGCGACATATCGTGAGCCCAGCGGATGCGGTATTCACGCTGTGGGCGCTGCATGGTACACCAATCCCATCACGTCGGATTGCTCGATTTCTTTCAGCTTTGAGGAAATTACCATCTCGCCTGCGGCGTTGGTCAACGCAACAATCGGCGTCGCCCTCAATCAGACGATCGCCGCGACGGGCGGCAATCTGGATTTTGTCTATACGCTGACCAGTGGCACGTTGCCCGCAGGTGTGACGCTGGCCGATACCGGCGAACTGTCGGGAACGCCGACGGAAACGGGTAGCTTCACCTTCACCGTTCAGGCGACTAACGCGCGTGCCCATTCGAAAGCGGTGACCTATACGCTTACAGTCGAAGCAGCAGCTCCGCGACCTGAGGTTATTTCGACCGGTGTGATCGGCAACCCTGCGTCCGACGCCGTCAGCGTGACGTTTGATGTCACCTTCTCCGAAGCCGTCACGGATTTTACCGGCTCCGACCTGGTGCTGACATCGACCGGCACCGCTATCGGGAGGCTGGCGTTAATCCAGACCTCGGACAACATTCATTATACCGTCCGGGTCGGCGATATATCCGGATCAGGCACCCTTCGCCTTGATGTTCTGGCAAATGCCGTCAGCAACATAGCAGGAAATAGAAATCTGGCTTTTACCCGTGGAACACCTTGGAACGTTGCTCCCTCGATGATCCTCACGCCGCCCGACGGCTCGAACCTGTCGAATGGCTTGGTCGGTGCCGCGTACAACGATGGTTCGATTTCCGCGACCGGTGGTGCCGGAACCATTACGTACAGTGCCGCCGGTCTGCCCTCCCGTCTGTCCATTGATCCTGCGACCGGTGCGATCACGGGAACGCCGACGGCCGATGGAACGTTCACCGTTGCTGTTACCGCAACCGGAGCAACCTCCGGCACGGCCAGCGTGAGTTATACCATCGTCGTCGCGGCGGCCCCACTGCCTGTATCCCTGACACCGGCCGACGGCTCTGCGTTGACCGCGGGCGTGGTCGGCACCGCGTACAACGATGGTTCGATCTCCGCGTCTGGTGGTGCCGGCACTATCACCTACGGGGCCACCGGTCTGCCATCAGGCCTGTCCATTGATCCTGAGACCGGTGAAATTACCGGAACGCCGACGGCCGCTGGGACGTTCACCCTTGCTGTTACTGCAACTGGAGCAACCTCGGGGGTCGCCGCCGCGAGCTATATCATTGTGATCGCGGCGGCCCCACTCCCTGTATCCCTGACACCGGCTGAAGGCTCTGCCTTGACCGCGGGTGTGGTCGGTGCCGCGTACAACGATGGTTCGATTTCCGCGGCCGGCGGTGCCGGCACCATCACGTTCAGCGCTACCGGGCTGCCAGCTGGCCTCATCATCGACGGGGCTTCCGGTAAGATCACTGGAACACCAACCGCAGATGGTGCCTTCCCCATTAACGTCACCGCGACCGCTGTAACCTCAGGCTCGGCTTCGGCCAGCTACACTATCGTTGTCGCTCCTGCTCCGCCACGCCTAACGGGGATTTCTCCTGCAACCGGTTCCACGAGGGGTGGAACAGCCCTCACGATCACCGGCAATCATCTCAATGGCACGACTAGCGTGATGCTCGGCCGTGTGGCAGCAACCAGCATCGCGGTTGTCAGCAATACCCAGATCACCGCCATCGCCCCGGCCAATGTCGCGGGTTCAACCGATGTTTCAGTGACGGCGCCAAGCGGTACGGCCACTTTGCCTGCCGCTTTTACCTATGTCTCACCCACCCTCACCTTCTCGCCGGCGTCAGGCTCAATTCCATCAGGGGTCGCCGGCGTCGAATACACCCGGGCTGTTTCCGTATCAGGCGGCACTGCACCCTACAGCTACTCGGCAACCGGGCTGCCGGAAGGGATGGACATCGAAGCGCGCACGGGCACGATCCACGGCTTGCCGACTACACCGGGGAACTACACCCTCGTCCTCACGGTGCGCGACCAGAACGGGCTGACCGGCACGGCGACCTACAGTCTGGCGCTTGGCGGCATTTATCGCCCCGATCCGTCGCAGGATGCGGAGGTGATCGGCCTCATCAACGCACAGGCACAGGCTGCTCAGCGTCTTGCCACCACCCAGATCAGCAATTTCAACGATCGCCTGGAGCGGCTGCATGGCGACGAGAGCCGACATGCGCAATCGCTCGATATTCGCATGGGCGTCACGCAAAACGCCGACCGGAGCGAGCGTATGAGAGCCGAGGTGGAAAGACCGGGCAACGATCCCGGCGGTCGCACCATGGGAGGGCCGCAGAAAGAACCAGGCACGGAAGCTGGGAACGCAGTGGAGCCGATAAACGCCATGTTTGGCGACACGGCCTTCTGGACTGGCGGGTTCGTCAATTTCGGGACCAGTGAAGGCGGCAACATCGATCTCGGGCACACCCTCGTCGGCGTCAGCGGCGGCGTCGATCATCGGTTTGCGCCGGACATGGTCGCCGGATTCGGTTTCGGTTACGGTCGCGACAGGACCGACATCGGTTCAAGCGCCACAACCAGCACCGGGCAGGCATTCAGCGCCGCGCTCTATGGCAGCTATCATCCCACACCGTTCTATCTCGACGGTCTGCTGGGGGTGAGCCGTCTCGACTTCGACAGCACGCGCTATGTGACCTCGACTGGCGACTTCGCCACCGGAAGCCGGGATGGTACACAATTCTTTGGATCACTGTCTGCCGGCTATGAACACAGAAACAACGGTCTGATGTTCTCACCCTACGGGAGTATCGAGGGCGCCCATACCCGCCTCGATGGCTTTACCGAGACGGGGGCAGGACCGCATAGCCTGTCCTTCGGTGATCAAACGTTCGATATGCTAGCGGGGGTTATCGGCATGCGCGCCGAACACGCAAATCCGATGGAGTGGGGTGTGCTCAACTCGCGCGGGCGGCTGGAGTACACCCACGACTTTTCTGGATCGAGCCAGGCTAGCATGGGATATTCTGATCTCGGTACCATGCCTTACGCGCTCGAGCTTGACCGTTACATACGCGATTACCTGACGGTCGGGCTTGGCATCGACGCCAAGTTCAACAACGACATGACGCTCAGTTTCGACTATCGCACTGCTTTCGGCTTCGACGGCAATGCGCAGAACCACACATTCGGCGTTCGTATCGGTGGCAACTTCTAG
- a CDS encoding outer membrane protein, with translation MRTFLLPAILGLTASTAMAADVAPENSATSVAVDASTFVWSGAYLGIQGGGGWANGKFSGFGIAGSEDANGGLFGGFAGYNYQFDNRLIIGVEGDLEYNWNEQKIFGADFGTDWAGSVRGRVGYALDHALIYATAGWAATRGYVDVPGLGKEDATFNGYTVGAGLDYAFTSNIFGRAEYRYSDYGDKDLQGINVDVDQQTVKIGLGVKF, from the coding sequence ATGAGAACATTCCTTCTACCTGCCATTCTCGGGCTCACCGCATCTACGGCAATGGCTGCTGATGTCGCTCCCGAAAATAGCGCAACGTCTGTTGCTGTCGATGCGTCCACCTTTGTGTGGTCGGGAGCATATCTCGGTATTCAGGGCGGCGGTGGTTGGGCCAATGGTAAATTCTCCGGCTTCGGCATCGCCGGATCCGAAGATGCCAATGGTGGCCTCTTTGGTGGGTTCGCCGGCTATAATTATCAATTCGACAATAGGCTCATCATCGGCGTTGAAGGCGATCTCGAATACAACTGGAACGAACAGAAAATCTTCGGCGCAGATTTCGGCACCGATTGGGCAGGCTCGGTGCGGGGACGCGTTGGCTATGCCTTAGATCACGCGCTCATCTATGCCACAGCCGGTTGGGCGGCGACGCGTGGCTATGTCGATGTGCCGGGATTGGGCAAAGAGGATGCAACGTTCAACGGCTACACGGTCGGCGCCGGTTTGGATTACGCCTTCACCAGCAACATCTTCGGCCGCGCCGAATACAGGTACAGCGACTACGGGGATAAAGACCTGCAGGGCATCAACGTCGATGTCGACCAGCAGACCGTCAAGATTGGTCTGGGCGTAAAATTCTAG
- a CDS encoding helix-turn-helix domain-containing protein, whose product MTKKEHPTLLFKTDTRAIPLKKALAFWEESAGSLYDFNIFQANEFHTAHCTFRLGDLLLTHCVSVAQKLSRSNYRIGADGYDHFEIQFFIDGHWRRHDGREEAYAGPGDMIVHDAAQAHAGSASDFCNLTLFVPRSLLARLLINPDDHNMRVLAAREPMVGLLRNHIDSLFRLLPQLDEKQAATLVAPTLELIAATLNGVPREDTMHGIAGAQLATIRRYIDAHALDPDLSPFQIAAHFTISLRKLAYLFSKDGGVASYIQERRLEMARRALRDPAQAHRSIGEIGLEHGFTYAHNFTRAFQRLYGITPREARAAVAQRYRMAGISESQNWFDRASQWGRW is encoded by the coding sequence ATGACCAAAAAAGAGCACCCCACGCTTTTGTTCAAAACGGATACGCGCGCAATCCCTCTAAAGAAAGCTCTCGCATTCTGGGAAGAATCAGCCGGTTCGCTCTACGATTTCAACATTTTTCAGGCAAATGAATTTCACACCGCACATTGTACATTTCGCCTCGGAGACCTGTTGCTTACACACTGTGTAAGCGTGGCCCAAAAACTTAGTCGTTCCAACTATCGCATTGGCGCGGACGGTTACGACCATTTCGAAATACAGTTTTTCATCGATGGTCATTGGCGACGCCATGACGGTCGAGAAGAAGCTTACGCCGGGCCAGGAGACATGATCGTTCATGACGCGGCGCAGGCCCATGCGGGATCAGCAAGCGATTTCTGCAATCTTACTCTCTTCGTCCCCCGCTCACTGCTGGCCCGATTGTTGATCAACCCCGATGACCACAATATGAGAGTGCTCGCGGCTCGCGAGCCGATGGTCGGGTTGCTCCGCAACCACATCGACAGCCTTTTCCGTCTATTGCCGCAACTCGACGAGAAGCAGGCGGCGACGCTGGTAGCGCCGACGCTCGAACTTATCGCCGCCACCCTCAATGGTGTCCCGAGAGAAGATACGATGCACGGAATAGCCGGGGCGCAACTGGCAACTATCCGCCGTTATATCGACGCTCATGCACTGGATCCTGATCTGTCGCCCTTTCAGATTGCAGCACACTTCACGATTTCATTGCGCAAGCTCGCCTATCTCTTTTCAAAAGATGGCGGCGTTGCCTCCTATATTCAGGAGCGGCGCCTGGAAATGGCGCGCCGGGCACTTCGCGATCCCGCTCAGGCACACAGATCCATTGGAGAAATCGGTCTCGAACACGGTTTTACCTACGCTCACAATTTCACGCGCGCTTTTCAGCGCCTTTACGGCATCACGCCGCGCGAGGCGCGGGCGGCCGTAGCGCAAAGATACCGGATGGCAGGGATCAGCGAATCGCAAAACTGGTTCGACCGAGCGTCCCAATGGGGACGTTGGTAG
- a CDS encoding RidA family protein yields the protein MFEKVETGIAASKAPLSATVKSGPIVRSAHIAKNPTTGELITGDIETQARQVFLNLQQALEAAGGTLADVVQIQAYLTDKADAAGMNRVYRQFFSAPYPVRATVVVDLLSDGIRLEVLATAVLSTSA from the coding sequence GTGTTTGAGAAAGTCGAAACCGGCATCGCTGCGTCAAAGGCGCCTTTGAGCGCCACGGTCAAGTCGGGCCCTATCGTGCGCTCCGCCCATATTGCGAAAAACCCGACGACGGGCGAGCTGATCACCGGCGACATCGAAACGCAGGCGCGCCAGGTGTTCCTCAATTTGCAACAGGCGCTCGAGGCGGCGGGCGGCACGCTTGCCGATGTCGTGCAGATCCAGGCCTATCTCACAGACAAGGCCGACGCAGCCGGCATGAATCGGGTCTATAGGCAGTTCTTTTCAGCGCCCTACCCGGTCCGTGCCACCGTCGTCGTCGATCTTCTTTCCGACGGAATACGTCTGGAGGTACTCGCCACCGCGGTCCTTTCGACCTCGGCCTGA
- a CDS encoding RidA family protein, which produces MFEAIDTGSDPCDVPVSEVVRAGNLVWSVHISEDPVNGDLVTGDIETQTRRTLGNLDIAIRAAGGTLADVVQVQVFLTERSDASGMNKVYAEFFREPYPVRATVVVKELLTEGLRIEILAHAVLGNNT; this is translated from the coding sequence ATGTTTGAAGCCATCGATACCGGATCAGACCCTTGCGACGTGCCAGTCAGCGAAGTCGTGCGTGCCGGCAACCTCGTCTGGTCGGTCCACATATCGGAGGACCCGGTGAACGGCGACCTCGTCACCGGCGACATTGAAACCCAGACGCGCCGAACACTGGGAAATCTCGACATCGCGATCCGTGCCGCAGGCGGCACACTGGCCGATGTGGTGCAGGTTCAGGTTTTCCTCACTGAAAGATCGGATGCATCCGGCATGAACAAGGTTTACGCCGAGTTCTTCAGGGAGCCCTATCCGGTACGTGCGACCGTGGTGGTGAAGGAGCTACTTACTGAAGGTCTTCGCATCGAAATCCTCGCCCACGCCGTTCTCGGCAACAATACATAA
- a CDS encoding NAD-dependent succinate-semialdehyde dehydrogenase: MPQIAISNRPPHCYERLGMLIDGRWIYETERRDAVIDPASGTLIGHLPHATDVDLAAAVASAQRAFDSWKDRSPLDRGQVLRRFAELARKHAEDIGRSMVMDQGKPLAEAIGEIRFAADHADWHAEEARRIYGRLVPSRDPRVQQVVTREPVGVCIAFTPWNFPFSQALRKVVAALASGCTIILKGPAESPSSSVAIGRLMQEAGLPDGCLNIVWGSSSHISETLLAAPEVKKISFTGSVEVGKLLASLAGRHMKRSTMELGGHAPVIVFDDGDIEASADALAAQKVRNAGQVCVSPTRFYVQATAYDRFLARFADKVAATKVGNGFDEGVQMGPLCHARRVTAMEGFVQDARDRGAEIVTGGTRIGNAGFFYAPTVVAGGCDALQLMKEEPFGPVATVTPFSGFEDVIRRANSLPFGLASYVFTASSSRAQHTAQALAAGMVSINHFGLALPETPFGGINDSGYGSEGGVETFDGYLNTKFVTHFEARPE; encoded by the coding sequence ATGCCGCAGATCGCCATCTCCAACCGTCCGCCACATTGTTATGAACGGCTCGGCATGCTGATCGACGGCCGCTGGATCTATGAGACCGAGCGGCGGGACGCGGTCATCGATCCTGCCAGCGGTACGCTCATCGGCCATTTGCCCCATGCGACTGACGTCGATCTCGCGGCGGCCGTCGCCTCCGCGCAGCGTGCATTCGATAGCTGGAAAGACCGCTCGCCGCTTGACCGCGGACAGGTTCTGCGCCGCTTCGCCGAACTCGCCCGCAAGCATGCCGAAGACATCGGCCGAAGCATGGTGATGGACCAGGGAAAACCGCTTGCAGAAGCAATCGGAGAGATTCGATTCGCGGCTGACCATGCCGATTGGCACGCGGAGGAGGCGCGACGCATTTACGGTCGCCTTGTCCCTTCGCGCGATCCGCGTGTGCAACAGGTGGTCACCCGCGAGCCCGTCGGCGTCTGCATTGCCTTTACCCCCTGGAACTTCCCTTTCAGCCAGGCGCTACGCAAAGTCGTGGCGGCCCTGGCGAGCGGCTGTACGATCATTCTGAAAGGCCCGGCGGAATCGCCCTCCTCCTCGGTCGCGATCGGCCGGCTCATGCAGGAGGCGGGGCTGCCAGACGGTTGCCTCAACATTGTCTGGGGATCGTCCTCGCATATTTCCGAGACGCTGCTGGCGGCCCCTGAGGTGAAGAAGATTTCGTTTACGGGCTCTGTCGAGGTCGGCAAGCTGCTCGCTTCGCTCGCCGGCCGCCACATGAAGCGGTCGACGATGGAGCTTGGCGGCCACGCTCCCGTAATCGTCTTCGACGACGGCGATATTGAAGCTTCTGCCGACGCGCTTGCCGCCCAGAAGGTCCGCAATGCCGGGCAGGTCTGCGTCTCGCCGACCCGCTTCTACGTTCAGGCAACAGCGTATGACCGTTTCCTTGCACGCTTCGCCGACAAGGTAGCCGCAACGAAGGTTGGCAATGGCTTTGACGAAGGGGTGCAGATGGGACCGCTCTGCCACGCCCGCCGGGTGACGGCCATGGAAGGCTTCGTACAGGATGCTCGCGACCGGGGGGCCGAGATCGTGACCGGCGGCACCCGCATCGGCAATGCCGGCTTCTTCTATGCACCAACGGTCGTCGCCGGCGGCTGTGACGCTCTGCAACTGATGAAGGAGGAGCCCTTCGGTCCCGTTGCGACCGTTACACCGTTTTCTGGTTTTGAAGACGTGATCCGCCGCGCCAACAGCCTTCCTTTTGGCCTTGCTTCGTACGTGTTCACCGCTTCGAGCAGTCGAGCCCAGCACACAGCGCAAGCGCTTGCCGCCGGGATGGTCAGCATCAATCACTTCGGCCTGGCGTTACCCGAAACGCCATTCGGTGGCATCAACGACAGCGGCTATGGTAGCGAAGGCGGAGTTGAAACCTTCGACGGCTATCTCAACACGAAGTTTGTGACCCACTTCGAAGCGCGACCCGAATGA
- a CDS encoding aspartate aminotransferase family protein, whose protein sequence is MNDRPNSLHTLDRQSLVHPYTNLAVHQEVGPHVITGGEGIYVIDDEGKRYIEGLAGLFCAGLGFSEQRLVEAATRQLKTMPFYHSFAHKSTEPGIRLAEKLLEMAPVAMSKVFFAGSGSEANDTAIKLVWYYNNAVGRPEKKKIISRRKAYHGVTVATASLTGLPFHHRDFDLPIANFLHTDCPHYWRFAEPGESEEDFATRLVGNLETMILEEGPQTVAAFFAEPVMVSGGVITPPKTYFEKLQAVLKKYDILLVADEVICGFGRTGNMFGSETYGLKPDMISCAKQLSAAYMPISALMINEKIADVLVDQSRKIGTFSHGFTYGGHPVAAAVALEALTIYQETDIVSHVRAVSSRFQEGIRKLGEHPLIGEARGVGLVAGLEFVKDKGTKESFPPTWQVANHAGKFATERGVLTRGLGDMVSLCPAMIISEMQIDDLMTRMQLALDDTLSWARSQGYIA, encoded by the coding sequence ATGAACGACCGCCCAAACTCCCTCCACACCCTGGACCGGCAAAGCCTCGTCCATCCCTACACCAACCTTGCGGTTCACCAGGAGGTGGGGCCGCATGTAATCACTGGCGGCGAAGGGATCTACGTGATCGATGATGAAGGGAAGCGCTACATCGAAGGTCTCGCGGGCCTCTTCTGCGCCGGTCTCGGTTTCAGTGAGCAGCGGCTGGTGGAAGCGGCGACGCGGCAATTGAAGACAATGCCATTTTACCATTCCTTCGCCCACAAATCGACGGAACCGGGCATCCGTCTCGCCGAGAAGCTGCTTGAAATGGCTCCTGTTGCGATGTCAAAAGTCTTCTTCGCCGGCTCCGGCTCCGAGGCGAACGATACGGCGATTAAGCTTGTCTGGTATTATAACAATGCGGTCGGACGACCTGAGAAGAAGAAGATCATTTCGCGCCGCAAGGCTTACCATGGCGTAACGGTCGCCACGGCCAGCCTCACGGGCCTGCCGTTCCATCATCGCGATTTCGATCTGCCGATCGCCAATTTCCTGCACACTGACTGCCCGCACTACTGGCGGTTTGCCGAACCCGGCGAGAGCGAGGAGGACTTTGCGACCCGGCTAGTCGGCAACCTTGAGACAATGATACTTGAAGAGGGCCCGCAAACGGTGGCGGCGTTCTTCGCCGAACCGGTCATGGTGTCTGGGGGAGTGATCACACCGCCGAAGACCTATTTCGAAAAGCTCCAGGCGGTGCTGAAGAAGTACGATATCCTTCTGGTCGCAGACGAAGTCATTTGCGGTTTCGGGCGTACCGGCAACATGTTCGGGTCAGAAACCTACGGACTGAAGCCGGACATGATCAGTTGCGCAAAACAGCTTTCGGCCGCCTACATGCCGATCTCTGCGCTGATGATCAACGAGAAGATCGCGGACGTCCTCGTCGACCAGAGCCGCAAGATCGGCACCTTTTCGCACGGCTTCACCTATGGCGGTCATCCAGTCGCGGCCGCCGTCGCGCTGGAGGCACTGACGATCTACCAGGAAACCGACATCGTCTCCCACGTCCGCGCCGTCAGCTCGCGCTTCCAGGAGGGCATTCGCAAGCTTGGCGAACACCCACTGATCGGCGAGGCCCGCGGTGTTGGCCTTGTGGCCGGCCTCGAATTCGTCAAGGACAAGGGGACGAAGGAAAGCTTTCCGCCCACCTGGCAGGTCGCCAACCATGCAGGCAAGTTCGCGACCGAGCGCGGAGTCCTTACGCGCGGTCTTGGCGACATGGTGAGCCTATGCCCGGCCATGATCATTTCCGAGATGCAGATTGACGATCTCATGACCCGCATGCAGCTTGCCCTCGACGACACGCTTTCGTGGGCGCGCAGCCAAGGCTACATCGCGTGA
- a CDS encoding ABC transporter ATP-binding protein, which yields MNARSLTLRSVNKSYDGKHMAADDVSLDIKAGEFVSFLGPSGSGKTTTLMMIAGFQHPTSGEIRLGERAIDKLPPHKRNIGMVFQNYALFPHMTIADNVAFPLRMRGVERAEKDRRSREALAKVGLQGFEKRVPSELSGGQQQRVALARALVFQPDVILLDEPLGALDKALREHMQVELKRIHRDLGVTMVYVTHDQSEAMTMSDRIAVFNGGRIEQVGTPNEIYFAPKSRFVASFIGDSNIIAATSLGGGRFETPVGVVDTKAAGGDRNTKAELLLRPEMIRLAVGAEAGRQPMKIDSTINYGDNLLVIGKLGSQAIRMRVPGVDARRLDGASECHVTWRSEDVHVIA from the coding sequence ATGAACGCCCGTTCCCTCACACTCCGCAGCGTCAACAAGAGCTACGACGGCAAGCATATGGCGGCCGACGACGTGTCGCTCGACATCAAGGCCGGCGAATTTGTCTCCTTCCTTGGACCCTCAGGCTCCGGCAAAACAACCACACTGATGATGATTGCCGGTTTCCAGCATCCGACGAGCGGCGAAATCCGGCTCGGAGAGCGTGCCATCGACAAACTACCGCCGCACAAGCGCAACATCGGTATGGTCTTCCAGAACTACGCGCTCTTCCCGCACATGACGATTGCCGACAACGTCGCCTTCCCCTTGCGCATGCGGGGCGTGGAGAGGGCGGAGAAGGACCGCCGGTCGCGCGAGGCGCTGGCGAAGGTCGGCCTGCAGGGTTTCGAGAAACGTGTCCCCTCCGAGCTATCCGGGGGCCAGCAACAACGCGTAGCCCTTGCACGGGCGCTCGTCTTCCAGCCAGATGTTATTCTGCTCGACGAACCGCTCGGCGCACTCGACAAGGCGCTGCGCGAGCACATGCAGGTGGAGTTGAAGCGCATCCACCGCGATCTCGGCGTCACCATGGTCTATGTCACCCACGATCAGTCCGAGGCCATGACCATGTCGGACCGGATCGCCGTTTTCAACGGGGGACGCATCGAGCAGGTCGGCACTCCGAACGAAATCTATTTCGCGCCGAAGAGCCGCTTCGTCGCCTCTTTCATCGGCGACAGCAACATCATTGCCGCCACTTCGCTTGGCGGTGGCCGTTTCGAGACGCCAGTCGGCGTCGTCGACACGAAGGCTGCAGGTGGCGACCGAAACACCAAGGCCGAGCTGCTGCTGCGTCCAGAAATGATCCGTCTCGCTGTCGGGGCGGAGGCTGGGCGCCAGCCGATGAAGATCGACAGCACCATCAACTACGGCGACAACCTTCTGGTCATCGGAAAGCTCGGCAGCCAAGCGATCCGCATGCGCGTACCCGGCGTCGATGCACGAAGACTCGACGGCGCCTCGGAGTGCCACGTCACCTGGCGTAGCGAAGACGTGCACGTCATCGCCTGA